A window from Mesorhizobium sp. WSM2240 encodes these proteins:
- a CDS encoding 3'-5' exonuclease, with translation MENEQYPDVMVDIETTGTRPEHSGVIQIAAVRFNLDQKTVDASDMFDRCLAMAPNRYWDEDTRQWWQGKNLKVYHQICQRMEDPSVVMTAFKDWSMKLKTDEPLRFWAKPTSFDFSFMQSYFRQYNLHYPYHFRYARDMNSYMAGLAGRPEHREFDVDFAGDAHNALHDVLHQIKILFAAKDIFDNGQNNRD, from the coding sequence ATGGAAAATGAGCAATACCCCGACGTGATGGTCGACATTGAGACGACCGGCACCCGGCCGGAGCACAGCGGTGTGATCCAGATCGCCGCCGTGCGCTTCAATCTCGATCAGAAGACGGTCGATGCCAGCGACATGTTCGATCGCTGCCTGGCCATGGCACCGAACCGCTACTGGGACGAGGACACCCGCCAGTGGTGGCAGGGCAAGAACCTCAAGGTCTACCACCAGATCTGCCAGCGCATGGAAGATCCGAGCGTCGTCATGACCGCCTTCAAGGACTGGTCGATGAAGCTGAAGACCGACGAGCCGCTCCGCTTCTGGGCCAAGCCCACGAGCTTCGATTTCTCCTTCATGCAGTCGTACTTCCGCCAGTACAACCTGCACTACCCGTATCACTTCCGATATGCCCGCGACATGAACAGCTACATGGCTGGTCTCGCCGGCCGGCCGGAACACCGCGAGTTCGACGTCGACTTCGCAGGGGACGCGCACAACGCGCTCCACGACGTCCTGCATCAGATCAAAATCCTCTTCGCAGCAAAGGACATCTTCGACAATGGACAGAATAACCGAGATTGA
- a CDS encoding dATP/dGTP diphosphohydrolase domain-containing protein, translating into MDCIHQNCSYSKATGTCSNELCNFSRKKPTNPKQAFGDKKPPLGYIPLSALLALLEALYDGKLKYTPLNWRENPVEAMTYVEAAIRHLQLWKVGEEITRDTLVSNLGAVMACCTILIDAQVHGTLIDNRWKSQVEADLLHAAEHWVERLKEKQKERERTLIVDGNIRTDQLSA; encoded by the coding sequence ATGGACTGCATCCACCAGAATTGCTCGTACAGCAAGGCCACCGGCACTTGCAGCAATGAGCTGTGCAACTTCAGCCGGAAGAAGCCGACCAACCCGAAGCAGGCCTTCGGCGACAAGAAGCCACCGCTCGGATACATCCCGCTGTCAGCCCTGCTGGCGCTCCTGGAGGCGCTGTACGACGGCAAGCTGAAGTACACCCCTCTCAACTGGCGTGAAAACCCCGTCGAGGCCATGACCTATGTCGAGGCCGCGATCCGCCACCTTCAGCTCTGGAAGGTCGGCGAGGAGATCACCCGCGACACGCTGGTCTCCAATCTCGGCGCCGTCATGGCCTGCTGCACGATCCTGATCGACGCCCAGGTCCACGGGACGCTGATCGACAACCGCTGGAAGTCGCAAGTGGAGGCCGATCTTCTTCACGCCGCCGAGCATTGGGTCGAACGGCTCAAGGAGAAGCAGAAGGAGCGTGAGCGCACTCTCATTGTCGATGGAAACATAAGGACGGATCAGCTCAGTGCGTGA
- a CDS encoding N-acetylmuramidase domain-containing protein — protein MINFHGINTNRLSLVDYRLCAGQYNVETALVQAVVKVEAGTAGFWNSGEIKLLYEGHIAYKETSGALRAKLVKAGLAWKNWGDKAYGKATQSRDRLRKAIEIAGDRAYRWASYGLGQIMGFNAELCGYVSAKAMFDKFLKGEPHQLDGMMRFIKASNLLAPMRAKDWHKFARGYNGSGYTKHSYHIRLEQAYASFAKGQPVDAWADGILTIGDKGEAVEVLQRQLVALGADIEIDGAFGRGTAQAVIEVQKKLGLKADGIVGSKTNEALTGVEVEEPAPLQAPVEEVSAITNPVNPGPFVVGTGLAGGVGFIIWKIVEAIFL, from the coding sequence ATGATAAATTTCCACGGAATTAACACCAACCGCCTATCCCTCGTCGACTACCGGCTCTGCGCCGGCCAGTACAATGTCGAGACGGCGCTCGTTCAAGCGGTCGTGAAAGTGGAGGCTGGCACAGCCGGCTTCTGGAACTCCGGCGAGATCAAGCTCCTCTACGAGGGGCACATCGCGTACAAGGAGACGTCCGGCGCGCTCCGCGCAAAGCTGGTCAAGGCCGGCCTCGCCTGGAAGAACTGGGGTGACAAGGCCTACGGCAAGGCGACCCAGTCACGCGACCGTCTCCGCAAGGCGATCGAGATTGCCGGCGACCGCGCCTATCGCTGGGCCTCCTATGGTCTGGGCCAGATCATGGGCTTCAATGCGGAGCTCTGCGGCTACGTGTCGGCCAAGGCGATGTTCGACAAGTTCCTGAAGGGCGAACCGCACCAGCTCGACGGCATGATGCGCTTCATCAAGGCGAGCAACCTCCTGGCCCCGATGCGGGCCAAGGACTGGCACAAGTTCGCCCGCGGCTACAACGGTTCTGGCTACACCAAGCACAGCTACCACATCCGCCTGGAGCAGGCGTACGCCAGCTTCGCGAAGGGCCAGCCTGTCGATGCATGGGCTGACGGCATCCTGACGATCGGTGACAAGGGCGAGGCCGTTGAGGTCCTGCAGCGCCAGCTCGTGGCGCTCGGCGCCGACATCGAGATCGACGGCGCGTTCGGCCGGGGCACTGCCCAGGCTGTGATCGAGGTCCAGAAGAAGCTCGGCCTGAAGGCCGATGGTATCGTCGGATCTAAGACCAACGAGGCGCTAACCGGGGTGGAAGTTGAGGAGCCAGCTCCTCTCCAGGCGCCTGTAGAAGAGGTGTCGGCCATAACCAATCCGGTCAATCCCGGGCCATTTGTGGTCGGCACCGGCCTGGCTGGTGGCGTCGGTTTCATCATCTGGAAGATCGTCGAAGCCATCTTTCTCTAG
- a CDS encoding ribonucleoside-diphosphate reductase, with protein sequence MSRDFFPGMGQGVAERTVARLILTEQAKLEWAGTTEVRLNPNDPRYRIWWSALNLTFPLLKLTDDTTIKFMGRDPETRRERWADVALRVAEGNTSLDPNCFDLEDLRYHIAEGTILLSGRHLQHGDIRQKDRPMEVFTNCSTAMFRSLTFKLLLSGSGVGSSYDDDLITVDWTKQPKVVCTISDSHADVLSGLITGYMTPREARHLYRDDEVIYHRVDDSREGWAKAIEVIEEATHRGLTDHVIILDFSDVRGAGSPIKGMQNRPASGPGPLMGAITNVARLRGSSMAPWKAAIFADHYLAECVLVGGARRAARIATKFWKDKGIFDFIDLKRPLEYRGQPWDKVDELAGDDTYRPSFLWSSNNSVAVDDEFYECLRVARQSRRLGMPLTDLQAWAWDLNEAMKRRQYHDLTGETGFLNVSKLNVNKEGLDRYLLQPFAGSAKYQTSSYFQRMQIELAERVLAHSYQFIVNPCGEIVLFILGAFCVIGDLALFHAKDAHDEELAVRQITRALIRTNLMPSIYETEVKRTNRIGVSLTGILEWAFDRYGLSFRDLIAFDPHEYMTDANGERMPAPTEKALRFWLRMKHLANIVDVEAEQYSAELGVVAPHTRRTIKPAGTTSKLFGLTEGAHLPALREYLRWVQFRSDDPLLDDYRSKGYPVRELKSYKGTTIVGFPTAPVICTMGDVVTAGEATPEEQFRWLRLLETFWIGREHGNQVSYTLKYDPKKVSFEQYSKVMDLNINTVRAVSVLPQVETLSYEYQPEEPLTKERYEVIVASIADQMAEDVDKVHIDCAGGACPVDFNK encoded by the coding sequence ATGTCCCGAGATTTCTTCCCGGGGATGGGTCAAGGCGTTGCCGAACGCACCGTCGCCCGTCTCATTCTTACCGAACAAGCCAAGCTCGAATGGGCCGGCACAACAGAGGTGCGCCTCAACCCAAATGACCCCCGCTACCGCATCTGGTGGTCCGCGCTGAACCTCACATTCCCCCTCCTTAAACTGACCGACGACACGACCATCAAGTTCATGGGCCGCGATCCCGAGACGCGCCGTGAGCGCTGGGCCGATGTCGCCCTCCGCGTGGCCGAGGGCAACACGTCTCTCGATCCCAACTGCTTTGACCTGGAAGACCTCCGCTACCACATTGCCGAGGGCACCATTCTGCTCTCTGGCCGGCATCTGCAGCACGGCGACATTCGCCAGAAAGACCGCCCGATGGAGGTCTTCACCAACTGCTCCACGGCGATGTTCCGCTCCCTCACCTTCAAGCTTCTCCTGTCCGGCTCTGGCGTCGGCTCGTCCTACGACGACGATCTGATCACCGTCGACTGGACCAAGCAGCCGAAGGTCGTCTGCACGATCTCTGACAGCCACGCGGACGTCCTGTCCGGCCTGATCACTGGCTACATGACGCCCCGCGAGGCCCGCCACCTCTACCGCGATGACGAAGTCATCTACCACCGCGTGGACGACAGCCGTGAGGGCTGGGCCAAAGCGATCGAGGTGATCGAGGAAGCGACCCACCGCGGCCTGACCGACCACGTCATCATCCTCGACTTCTCCGACGTCCGTGGCGCCGGCTCTCCGATCAAGGGCATGCAGAACCGGCCGGCCTCTGGTCCTGGACCGCTCATGGGCGCGATCACCAACGTCGCCCGCCTGCGTGGCTCCAGCATGGCCCCGTGGAAAGCAGCGATATTCGCCGACCACTATCTGGCCGAGTGCGTCCTCGTCGGTGGAGCACGGCGCGCTGCGCGCATCGCGACCAAGTTCTGGAAAGACAAGGGCATCTTCGATTTCATCGACCTGAAGCGTCCGCTCGAATACCGCGGCCAGCCTTGGGACAAGGTCGACGAGCTGGCTGGCGACGACACCTACCGTCCGTCGTTCCTGTGGTCGTCCAACAACTCGGTCGCGGTCGACGACGAGTTCTATGAATGTCTCCGGGTGGCCAGGCAGAGTCGCAGGCTCGGCATGCCCCTGACGGACCTCCAGGCATGGGCCTGGGATCTCAACGAGGCGATGAAGCGCCGTCAGTATCACGATCTGACCGGCGAGACGGGCTTCCTTAACGTCTCCAAGCTGAACGTGAACAAGGAGGGCCTCGATCGCTACCTCCTCCAGCCCTTCGCCGGCTCGGCCAAGTACCAGACCAGCTCGTACTTCCAGCGGATGCAGATCGAACTCGCCGAGCGCGTCCTGGCCCATTCCTATCAGTTCATCGTCAACCCTTGCGGTGAGATCGTGCTCTTCATTCTGGGTGCCTTCTGCGTGATCGGCGACCTGGCTCTCTTCCACGCCAAGGACGCGCACGACGAGGAGCTGGCTGTCCGCCAGATCACCCGTGCTCTGATCCGCACAAACCTGATGCCCTCAATCTACGAGACCGAGGTGAAGCGGACCAATCGTATCGGCGTGTCCCTGACCGGCATCCTGGAGTGGGCCTTCGACCGCTACGGCCTATCCTTCCGCGACCTGATCGCCTTCGACCCGCACGAGTACATGACCGACGCCAACGGCGAGCGCATGCCCGCGCCCACCGAGAAGGCCTTGCGGTTCTGGTTGCGCATGAAGCACCTGGCCAATATCGTCGACGTCGAGGCCGAGCAGTATTCGGCCGAGCTCGGCGTTGTTGCCCCTCACACGCGCCGGACGATCAAACCAGCTGGTACGACCAGCAAGCTGTTCGGCCTCACCGAGGGCGCTCACCTCCCTGCCCTGCGCGAGTATCTCCGCTGGGTCCAGTTCCGCTCGGACGACCCGCTGCTGGACGACTACCGGTCCAAGGGCTACCCGGTGCGTGAGCTGAAGAGCTACAAGGGCACGACGATCGTCGGTTTCCCGACCGCTCCGGTGATCTGCACCATGGGAGACGTCGTCACGGCCGGTGAGGCGACGCCCGAGGAGCAGTTCCGCTGGCTTCGCCTCCTGGAGACGTTCTGGATCGGCCGTGAGCACGGCAATCAGGTCTCCTACACCCTCAAGTACGACCCGAAGAAGGTTTCCTTCGAGCAGTATTCGAAGGTGATGGATCTGAACATCAACACGGTGCGCGCCGTGTCGGTCCTGCCCCAGGTCGAGACGTTGAGCTACGAGTACCAGCCGGAAGAGCCTCTGACCAAGGAGCGCTACGAGGTGATCGTCGCCTCGATCGCTGATCAGATGGCCGAGGATGTGGACAAGGTCCACATTGACTGCGCGGGCGGGGCCTGCCCGGTCGACTTCAACAAATGA
- a CDS encoding FAD-dependent thymidylate synthase encodes MTISAKVIADSSAFGKRITTMELRYPRFIHAEELTHRVLASTPGDCIIIEQIADGLMYDENLSRNASSSRAIPVERMIQDVLDDPAMPIYWGKNQPGMQAREEHDAPIRNPWHHNPNVLKGTMLRPEEAWLRGRDQMIELARAYAKAGYHKQIVNRLLETWLHINVVVTATEWDNFRTLRLHKDAQPEIHELARLMFEVAMAGSTPRELQPGEWHLPYVEQEDFRRYHISDLKALSVARCASVSYKTVDGQPMTLERAQAIYDKLVKADVFHASPFEHQATPDTFNRAFYDQWGEHDGWNWQKPELHGNFVGWIQNRKLMEKQL; translated from the coding sequence ATGACCATTTCTGCCAAGGTAATCGCCGACAGCAGCGCTTTCGGCAAGCGCATCACCACCATGGAGCTGCGATACCCGCGGTTCATCCACGCCGAGGAGCTCACACATCGCGTGCTCGCTTCCACCCCCGGCGACTGCATCATCATCGAGCAGATCGCGGACGGCCTGATGTACGACGAGAACCTGTCCAGGAACGCCTCGTCGTCGCGCGCCATCCCCGTCGAGCGCATGATCCAGGATGTGCTCGATGACCCCGCCATGCCGATCTACTGGGGCAAGAACCAGCCGGGGATGCAGGCTCGGGAGGAACATGATGCTCCGATTAGGAACCCCTGGCACCACAACCCCAACGTTCTGAAGGGAACGATGCTCAGGCCCGAGGAGGCCTGGCTCCGTGGCCGGGATCAGATGATCGAGCTCGCCCGCGCCTACGCCAAGGCCGGCTACCACAAGCAGATCGTGAACCGCCTGCTGGAGACCTGGCTACATATCAACGTCGTCGTGACGGCCACCGAGTGGGACAACTTCCGCACCCTGCGCCTACACAAGGACGCCCAGCCGGAGATCCACGAGCTGGCCCGCCTCATGTTCGAGGTGGCGATGGCCGGCAGCACGCCACGGGAGCTCCAGCCGGGTGAATGGCACCTTCCCTATGTCGAGCAGGAAGACTTCCGGCGCTACCATATCAGCGATTTGAAGGCTCTGTCCGTCGCCCGCTGCGCCTCTGTCTCCTACAAGACGGTCGACGGCCAGCCGATGACCCTGGAGCGTGCCCAGGCGATCTACGACAAGCTGGTGAAGGCCGATGTCTTCCACGCCTCGCCGTTCGAGCATCAGGCCACGCCGGACACCTTCAATCGAGCGTTCTACGACCAGTGGGGTGAGCACGATGGCTGGAATTGGCAGAAGCCCGAGCTTCACGGAAACTTCGTGGGCTGGATACAAAATCGCAAACTGATGGAGAAACAACTATGA
- a CDS encoding AAA family ATPase: MLAKLKYEVTFPSTGRHLSGDFSFQKGFGAITGPNEAGKSVILEMIRFSLFGTAALRGDLVDYKNLKVELEFAIRGETYRTKRTSNTAKIFRGDTEIANGVKGVNNKVVELLGFGLQVFDTACVANQGDIEKLGSMKPTERKAMVDSVIGLSVIDEIAKWCAGEASTLASAIGGMEDGLVKPQEPAKPEGYEPSADMEPELFRLRELRDELHRVKGRLSLARKDKPNKPVAPTDTAAEELEELVEKARRYEDAQRQLKALPAPPEVDPDEINVDDWELRERLKRDLPVMTAEVIAKADADLELVRKFEKLDHLVKQWHDLVAVGQHTCPECTHSWPMEKARIDAVKSQVDSLTAELEGKERPSKPDMGNIDVARRQLQAFEKVRDEWERVKDTPKPLYTRQQLAQMQVAKAAQAKRPELEAVEPASADSKTLNALWRDRLAYDHALASYEQRLSEWQEQETNHAIDEKRAGELMSVPTMLNVLEQKYQEARIYEDRLSTYTSQLGIYETRLEEIEKRKLEEEGYRKGKEALTILRRLVKQHLIPSLNKVASHYLSKMTGGKRNVIEVDDEFNIVVDNQPINTLSGSGKAVANLALRLGLGQVLTNNQFSVFLGDEIDASMDDDRAHNTALTLEYLANRISQILLVSHKYPQADYYIELEENEKSIDRQSD, encoded by the coding sequence ATGCTGGCCAAACTGAAATACGAAGTCACCTTTCCCTCGACGGGTCGCCACCTGTCGGGGGATTTTTCATTCCAGAAGGGTTTCGGCGCCATCACTGGCCCGAACGAGGCCGGCAAGTCCGTCATCCTGGAAATGATCCGCTTCTCGCTGTTCGGCACCGCCGCCCTACGGGGCGACCTTGTCGACTACAAGAACCTGAAGGTCGAGCTGGAGTTCGCGATCCGCGGAGAGACGTACCGCACGAAGCGCACGTCGAACACGGCCAAGATATTCCGGGGCGACACGGAGATCGCCAACGGCGTCAAGGGTGTGAACAACAAGGTGGTCGAGCTCCTGGGCTTCGGCCTCCAGGTCTTCGACACGGCCTGCGTTGCCAACCAGGGCGACATCGAGAAGCTCGGCAGCATGAAGCCGACCGAGCGCAAGGCCATGGTCGACTCTGTGATCGGCCTGTCGGTGATCGACGAGATCGCCAAGTGGTGCGCCGGCGAGGCCTCGACCCTCGCCTCTGCAATCGGCGGCATGGAAGACGGCCTGGTCAAGCCCCAGGAGCCTGCGAAGCCGGAGGGCTACGAACCCAGTGCTGACATGGAGCCAGAGCTGTTCCGCCTGCGTGAGCTCCGTGACGAGCTGCACCGGGTCAAGGGCCGACTCTCCCTGGCCCGCAAGGACAAGCCGAACAAACCGGTTGCCCCGACTGATACGGCTGCAGAGGAGCTGGAGGAGCTCGTTGAGAAGGCTCGTCGGTACGAAGACGCCCAGCGGCAGCTCAAGGCGCTCCCTGCGCCCCCGGAGGTCGATCCTGACGAGATCAACGTGGACGACTGGGAGCTGCGCGAGCGTCTCAAACGGGATCTTCCGGTCATGACGGCCGAGGTGATCGCCAAGGCTGATGCCGACCTGGAACTGGTCCGGAAGTTCGAGAAGCTCGACCACTTGGTCAAGCAGTGGCACGACCTTGTCGCTGTCGGGCAACACACCTGTCCCGAATGCACCCACTCCTGGCCAATGGAGAAGGCTAGGATCGATGCGGTAAAGTCCCAGGTGGACAGCCTCACGGCTGAGCTGGAGGGCAAGGAGCGCCCCTCCAAGCCGGACATGGGCAACATCGATGTCGCCAGGCGCCAGCTGCAGGCGTTCGAGAAGGTCCGTGACGAGTGGGAGCGCGTGAAGGATACGCCCAAGCCTCTCTACACGCGCCAGCAGCTGGCGCAGATGCAGGTTGCCAAGGCAGCACAGGCCAAGCGGCCGGAGCTGGAAGCCGTCGAGCCGGCGTCAGCCGACAGCAAGACGCTCAACGCTCTCTGGCGAGACCGCCTGGCCTACGACCATGCCCTCGCATCCTACGAGCAACGCCTGTCCGAGTGGCAGGAGCAGGAGACTAACCATGCGATCGACGAGAAACGGGCCGGCGAGTTGATGTCCGTCCCGACGATGCTGAACGTCCTGGAGCAGAAGTACCAGGAAGCTCGGATCTACGAGGACCGCCTCTCGACCTACACCAGCCAGCTGGGGATTTACGAGACGCGCCTGGAAGAGATCGAGAAGCGGAAGCTGGAGGAGGAAGGCTACAGGAAAGGCAAGGAAGCCCTCACCATCCTCCGCAGGCTGGTAAAACAACACCTGATCCCGTCGCTGAACAAGGTGGCGAGCCACTACCTGTCAAAGATGACCGGTGGGAAGCGCAACGTGATCGAGGTGGACGACGAGTTCAACATCGTCGTCGATAATCAGCCGATCAACACCCTGTCGGGCTCTGGCAAGGCAGTGGCCAACCTGGCTCTGCGTCTAGGATTGGGGCAGGTTCTGACCAATAATCAGTTCTCTGTCTTTCTAGGAGACGAGATCGACGCATCAATGGACGACGATCGCGCCCACAATACTGCTCTTACCCTAGAGTATCTGGCAAATCGCATCTCGCAGATCCTGTTGGTCAGTCACAAATACCCTCAAGCCGATTACTACATTGAGCTTGAGGAAAATGAAAAGAGCATCGATAGACAATCTGATTGA
- a CDS encoding helix-turn-helix domain-containing protein, protein MKRASIDNLIEETIKETGGNLSMVARRLGLPYHSLVTKYGPKATATLPAPCPRPTDIKELGREHVRPFVIAIKRCGHEWGDEFADVLTDARRKFDRGTHEMTQSIDQGWVVQYLIPRRNPTNPRRFFHV, encoded by the coding sequence ATGAAAAGAGCATCGATAGACAATCTGATTGAAGAAACCATCAAGGAGACGGGCGGCAACCTATCAATGGTCGCCCGTCGCCTCGGACTACCCTACCACTCGCTGGTGACCAAGTACGGTCCCAAAGCGACGGCCACACTACCGGCCCCCTGCCCCCGCCCCACAGACATCAAAGAACTTGGACGTGAACACGTTCGCCCGTTCGTGATCGCTATCAAGCGCTGCGGTCACGAGTGGGGTGACGAGTTCGCCGACGTCCTGACGGACGCTCGCCGCAAGTTTGATCGTGGCACACACGAGATGACCCAATCCATCGATCAAGGGTGGGTCGTCCAATACCTGATCCCCCGCCGAAATCCCACTAATCCGCGGAGGTTCTTCCATGTCTGA
- a CDS encoding metallophosphoesterase, with the protein MDRITEIEIGTARVGILGDPHLGRAFVRGVSLEKRGLREKMVMDDFQARLAGSGVYDVFVCMGDLFDKWAVPFGIIWKAAFTYLTTARDNPDTTYVVIAGNHDISRDLEKKGALDLFELIVSSQENIYVVRHNDPVLRKDIDGNMVGFFPFHPSKPADELVTFDLDIAFGHWDTIFGHDNMVPTEKLAMMGCKTAYTGHVHLPDSFKRDGVEVIQVGSMQPYAHGEDNGEMYFTLHLNELMGKDLRFRCVRVLLAPGEILDQDVDCLQLTVKREGTSDEETEEVSMGDFDLMALFAQAFNEAGVPDEVRQKITDRFEEARVAE; encoded by the coding sequence ATGGACAGAATAACCGAGATTGAGATCGGCACAGCTCGTGTCGGCATTCTCGGAGACCCGCACCTCGGACGAGCCTTCGTCCGGGGTGTTTCGCTTGAGAAGCGGGGTCTTCGGGAGAAGATGGTGATGGACGACTTCCAGGCGCGGCTTGCCGGCTCGGGTGTCTACGATGTCTTTGTCTGCATGGGCGACCTGTTCGACAAGTGGGCCGTGCCCTTCGGCATCATCTGGAAGGCCGCGTTCACCTACCTGACCACTGCGCGCGACAATCCCGACACCACCTACGTTGTGATCGCCGGCAACCACGACATCTCCAGGGACCTGGAGAAGAAGGGCGCGCTCGATCTCTTCGAGCTGATCGTCTCCAGCCAGGAGAACATCTACGTCGTCCGGCACAACGATCCAGTCCTGCGCAAGGACATCGACGGCAACATGGTTGGGTTCTTCCCCTTCCATCCCAGCAAGCCCGCCGACGAGCTTGTCACCTTCGACCTCGACATCGCTTTCGGCCATTGGGACACGATCTTCGGCCACGACAACATGGTCCCGACCGAGAAGCTGGCCATGATGGGCTGCAAGACGGCCTACACCGGCCATGTCCATCTGCCGGACAGCTTCAAGCGCGACGGCGTCGAGGTGATCCAGGTCGGCTCGATGCAGCCCTACGCGCACGGCGAGGACAACGGCGAGATGTATTTCACGCTGCACCTCAACGAGCTGATGGGCAAAGATCTCCGCTTCAGGTGCGTCCGCGTCCTCCTCGCCCCCGGTGAGATCCTGGACCAGGACGTGGACTGCCTACAACTCACCGTCAAGCGCGAGGGAACCTCCGACGAGGAGACCGAGGAAGTCTCCATGGGCGACTTCGACCTCATGGCCCTGTTCGCGCAGGCCTTCAACGAAGCCGGCGTCCCCGACGAGGTACGTCAGAAAATCACCGACCGTTTCGAGGAGGCTCGTGTTGCCGAGTAG